In Symbiobacterium terraclitae, the sequence ATCGCCGGCTCCATGGAGCCGCTGAGCACCGACAGGACCTTGTAGCCCAGAACTGACGGCATGCCATCTTGAGACCTGCGGGCGGTGATGGCCAGCGCGACCGTGGCGACCAGGATGACGGCGAGTACGGCCGTGACCGCACCGTTGAGGATTCGCAAGACAAGCTTCACGCGTCCTGACCCCCTGCATCTGCGTGATCAACATCGTCCTGGGCCTGGTCTGCTGCGGGTTCGGCGTCGGCCGCATCGCCCCCGGAGTCGGCGAGGTCATCGTCCGCGCCGTCGGCCCCACCTGATGGCGCGTCGCTTTCAACCGACTCGCCGGGGTCACGCTCGGCGGGATCGTCGACCGCGTCACCCTCCGCAGGCGTCTCGCCGATCTCGGCATCATCCTCGCTGGGATCGGAAGCGGAACTGCCATCAGCGGGATCCTCGTCCGCCTCGGCGTCGCCCTCGATCGACTCGCCGGCCGGATCGCCGTCAGCGGGCTCCTCGCCCGTCCCGGGATGTTCCTCGCCGGCGTCGTCGGCCGGGCCATCCTCACCGGGCTCCTCGTCCGCCGCGGGGGCGTCCCCGGTAGACTCGTCGGCCGGATTGCCATCAGCCGGCGGCTCACCCTCCTCAGCATCTTCAGCGGGCTCGTCAGCCGGGTCGGTCTCTACGGGCGGCTCGCTGACCGGCTCGCCATCCGGCAGTTCCTCGGGCGCCGGAGGTGCTGCTGCGGGTGGGTCACACGCTTGCGGCGCTTCCACGCCCTCGGTCTCCTCGGGCAGTGCGGCATCCACAGCCGGCTGGCACTCGAGGACCGGCGTCGGAACCGTGCGGGCGGGATCGCAGGGATCCTCAGACCGCGGGCGGCCGGGTGCCTCACCCGTGGTCGGCGCTTCGTCCTGAACCGGAGCCCCGTCCCCGGCGGAAGGCTCGTCCGCCACCGGGACCTCGTCATCGGCCGGAGCCTCGTCCACCACCGGGACCTCGTCATCGGCCGGAGCGTCGTCCACCACCGGGACCTCGTCATCGGCCGGAGCGTCGTCCACCACCGGGACCTCGTCGTCGACCGGCGTCTCGGCCCCCAGGGTCTCATCCTCGACAGCATCCTGATCGTCAACCGGTGCCGCGTCGTCGGCCGGAACCTCATCCCCGGCCGCGGCCTCCTCCTCTGCCGCGGTCTCCTCGCCGACCGGCGTCACGATCTCCACCGGCAACCCGTCGGTGACCGGGAGGATCTCCTTGCCGGCCGAAGGACCGCGCTTCGAGCCCACCGGCGCACACGGATCCAGGTCCGGCTCGGGGAGGACGACGACCGTGAACTCCATCCCCAGCTCCAGGAAGCCGCCCATGCCGTACACGGTCAGCTCGCCGGTCCAGGTGCCCGGCTCCCCGGGCGTGCCGCTGACGATGATCTCTGCGGTCTCGCCGGGGCCGAGCTTCGACTTGGACAGCTCCACCGTCGCCCAGGGGATCCCGGTCAGCTCGACCGAGAGGGTCACGTGCCGGTCGCTGATGTTCATGATCTGGAACGTGCGCACGACAACGGACCCGGCCTGGTCCGCTGCGGAATCCGGCATCAGCCGAACCCGACCGGAGCTGAACCGGAGCACCTCAGACGTGGTGAGTGTCCTCAGATCGATGCCGGGAGCCCTCGCCGCATCGTAGGTGGAGGCCAGGGTGGAGCCGGTGACGTGCCCGGCCGTGAGGCTGGAGATCACCAGCGTGACCGGGATCAGCAAGAGCGGGAGCTTCCCGCCGGATTCCCGGATCTGCCGACCGAGCGCCCGCATCGCCTTCTGCCTGAGCCTGCGCTTGCGTGACATGCGCCGCAGCGGGCATCACCTCCCGTCCGACGCCGATTATGGCACAGGCCCACATCACCTTTGGGTGTGAATCGGGGGGTGATTCCGAAAAATCACCCCCCGGTGGTAGCCGGGCCCTCCCTCCGGCAACATTGGCCGATCAATGCGGGATTTCCCATCCCCCGATGGGGTGAATTCCGCATATCAGGCAGGCTTTTCATGTGCTATTGTTTTTGGCAGACTCATCCCCGCGGGTGAATTCTGAGGATTTCGCCCACTCATCCTCGGGTGAGCAGGACTGTTAGACATGTCAGGCGAATCACCGGATTTACCCTCGTGAAACCACAACTCGTCCACCTACGGAGATCCAGGAGGCGAGCACGATGTCCGTAGCTTACGCTCTCGAGAAGATATGGGGGCCGCACCTCAGCCAGCGGGAGCTGGAGGTCGGCCGCCTCGTCGTGGCAGGGTACTCCACCCAGAAGATTGCCGAGACGCTGTTCATATCAGAGAACACCGTGAAGACCCACCTTAGGAACCTGTTCCGGAAGACAAAGACACGCAGCCGGATCGAACTGTATCGCAAGCTGGTGGAAAGCGGGGTCGCAGCCCCCAGCCTGCGCACCTTCGGGGAGTCGCTGCCCGACAGGTTCGAGCCCCTCTTCGCCGAGCTGACGGCCGGGCGCGACGGGGGGGCCTGCATCACGGCCGTGGTGATGCAGCTGGAGTTCCAGAAAGACGAGCGGCCCGCAGATCCGCCCGAAGGCATCGTCGACCTGCTGGCGACCTCCATCAGGCAACGGGACCACCTGTTCCCCTGGAAGGAAGGCCTCTATCTCCTGGTCCTTCCCGGCAGTGATCGGGCCAGCTCCCTGGACGTGGCCGAGCGGCTCGTGCGCAAGCTGCAGCGCTGGGCGCAGTTGAAGGGCCTCATGGTGCGGGCGGCGGTCGGGACCGCAGCCCTGAACGAGGGAGCCGGGACCGCCGAGTCGGTGGTCGAGCTGGCGGCCCGCCGGCTCAAGAGCATACATCTGAACTCGTAACGAATAAGAGGCGGGCCAGGGTCGATCGCCCTGGCCCGCCGTAATCCCCTGGAGTCGCCGGCGCTTAACCGGCGGCCACCAGTTCGTCATCCTCCTCGACTTGCACCCGGGAACCCAGCGGGTCCGTCATATCCTGCAGGAGCGCCTCGAGGTGCACGTGGATCTCCTGCGCCTCATCCCAGGTCGGACCCATCCACTCCATCAGCCGTCTGCGGAGCTCCTGCGTGATCTCGGTCACCCGGGCCCCCTTCTCGGTGAGACCCAGCATGACCACCCGGCGGTCCCCCTGAAGCCGAAAGCGCTTCAGCCAGCCGTCCCGCTCCAGGCGGTCGATGATCGCCGCCAGGTTGCCGCGAGTGCAGTAGACCGCGTCGTTCACCTGCTGAAGCATCGTCGGCTTCTCCACCGAGAGCTCCCGGAGAACCTGAAACTGGGGCCAACTCAACCCGTACTCGGTCCGCAGAACCCGTTCACACTGCTGTTCCAGCCTGCTGGCCAACCGCCGCACCAGGGCGATCCGCTCCAGCGCCTCCACATCCACTCGGCTCAGGTGACACACCCCCACGTCTGTTCTTTTACCTCTCTTAACGAATCGTCGCCATGAAATGTTCACGCACAGCACATGTAGGGACATATTTTCATCCCGATTCCGCGTCTTCCGCGCCGCGCTGGACCTCCTCGGTGGCCAACAGCAAGATGCACGGCACCATCCGGCACGGTATAGTCCGTGGATAGGATGTGAGTAAATAACTGAACAATCACCCTTGTTCGCCCTTACAAAAGGGTGCTATGATTACGGAGCACAGGGTCATATCCTCTGGTGCGAAACGTACGGCATTACCACCCGTTGAATCGTCAGTAATCTTGGTTCTGCATATAGAGAGGGGTTGAGGGGTCATGCGTGAAGGTGCCCAGCTGTTGGGAGACGCTCACACGGGCGACGACGAGGCTCTTGGCCGGCTCATGGAAGCGATGGGAGGATCGCTGCTTGCCTACGCGAACCGCCTTCTGGGCGACACCTTCACCGCCGAGGAGGTGTGCCAGGACGCCATGTACAAGGCCTGGTGCCACATGGAGTCCCTGGAGCCGACCGGGCAGCTGCGGGCCTGGCTGTACAAGGTCACGCGAAACGCCGCGCTCGACGTCCTGCGGAGTCAGCGCACTCAGACCGTGGCCCTGCCGGGCGACGACATGCTTGACCCGACGCCGGGCCCCGAGTGGGAGCTGGAGCGCAAGCTGTTCGTCGAGACGCTCCACTCGGCGCTCCAGCGCCTGCCCTCACACTACACCTCGGTGCTGAGCCTACGGCTCCTGGAGGGCTACTCCTACAAGGACATTGCGGAGGAGCTGAACCTCCCGCTCGGGACGGTGAAGAGCCGCCTGCGAAACGGACTGCAGTACCTCTCGCGGGAACTGGTGAGCGCAGGCGTGGATCAGGCGTATCTCTCCTGATATGTCGGTGATTCAGCCCACGGAAGTCCCCGTGGGCTGAATCACCGTGAGAGAGGCCCGGTCCGGGCCCCATCCATGCAGGAGTGCTAGTTGGCGACATGATCGATGGTGAAGTGGTAGACGCTGCCGTCACGGGTGAGGACCACGAAGAGGTAGCTGCCATCGGGAGCCGAGTTAGGGAACTGGAGCCATCGCCCGAAGCCCCCGCGGACGATGAGGCCGTCAGGCAGGCGCGTGTAGATTTCTGACATATCAGCATACTCCAGGTCGATCGTGTTCCCGTCGCTGTCCCGGATCTCATACACGTCCCAGAGCAGGTCGAAGAGCGGGGTGTTGTCCTGCGTCAGGACGGCTTCGGCCGGCTTCGCGGTAACGTTCTTCGTCTGGTAGGCGCGGATGGTGATGGTCGTCTCACCCTTCCTCTTCTGGTAGTCATTGTTGGCTTCCAGCGGTAGGGCAACGGTCAACGTCATGGTGGCCGACTCTCCGGGGCTCAGGATTCCGAAGGCGTTCGCAATCTGCACGGTCGCCGGGGTGTCTCCGCTGAAGATCGGCCCCTTGTTGCTGGCGGTGGCGACGTAGGCCAGCCGCAGGGAGCCCGTGTTCGCCACCGTAATCTCCCGCGAAGACACATCACCCGGGGCCAGGTTACCCACGTCTGCCGACCACGCCGTGCTCTGACTTGCGCTGATCTCCAGCGTGCCCGCCGTGAGCGCGGCACCTTCGGAAGCTGCAGACGCGCTGAAGAGAGCAAAGGTGGCCCCGCCCAACGCGCCGCCAAGGAGCACCGTCGACATGAGACCCATGATCAACGCTCGAATCCGTCGCATCAGCAACTCCTCCCCGTCGAGTCGACTGCCGCAATTATCCGCGGGGGAGCCTGCCCCGCGTTCGCGGGCCGCGGAGCCGGCCTCATCCAACCTGGTCAGTCGGCCCACCCGAACTGACAGAACACATGCCGAAGGGTCCGGCCCCCCACGGCCGGACCCTCCATGTATTGCATCCCCTATGCCTCCGCCGCATCCTCCCCGGTCACGAGCGCCTCCAGCGCCTGGAGCCGCTCGAAGAGCGGGTGCATCTCGCCGAACCACGGCTCCAGCGAGAGGGTGAGGAAGCGGTGCAGCCCCTCCTCCACCTCGCCGATCTTCTCGCCCTTCGGGGTCAGCTCCAGGTAGATCACCCGGCGGTCCTGGGTGGAGCGGGTGCGCCTCACCCAGCCGTCGCGCTCCAGGCGGTCGACGATGCCGGTGATGTTGCTGTGGGTGCAGGCCAGTGCGGCCGTCAGCCGCTTGGCGGACGTGGGGCCCGCCTGGCGCAGGGTGCGGAGGACCGTGAACCCCGGCCAGCTCAGGCCGTAAGTCCGCTTCAGGTAGCTGTCGCACCGGGTCTGCAGGATGTGGGAAACCACGGATGCAGTCTGAACGTAGGCCAGCGGGTCAAGCGGTGCAGCGCTCGCTGCCATGAACCTCACCTCTCCTTGCCGGGACGTGTTGTCCTCTCCTACCTCCTCATAACGTAGGTGAGACCTAAAATGTTCATACGCTGGGTACCAACTCTCGCATTCTGCGCTCTGTTTTGATGATTGCGCCCCTGGGTATAACTCATAGCCAGGAGGTGGCGCGCGAGAATGAACGCACTGCTCAGGCGGCTCGAGGAGTACCGGATGAGCGAGGAGGCCCTCCGCTGGGAGGGCACCTTTGCAGATTACCTCGAACTGGTGGCCCGCAACCCGTCGGTGGCCCAGTTCGCCCACGCCCGCATCTACAACATGATCATCTCCCACGGGGTCGAGGAGGTGAACGGCGTCCGGCGCTACCGCTTCTTCGACCAGGAGCTGTTCGGCCTGGAGCGGGCCCTGGAGCGGCTCGTGGAGGAGTATCTGCACCCGGCCGCCCGGCGGCTGGACGTGCGCAAGCGCATCCTGCTCCTGATGGGCCCGGTCGGCGGCGGCAAGTCGACCCTCGTCGCCATGCTGAAGCGCGGGCTCGAGGCCTACAGCCGCACCCCCGAGGGTGCGGTCTACGCCATCCGCGGCTGCCCGATGCACGAAGAGCCGCTCCACCTGGTGCCCCGCGAGCTCAGGCCGGAGGTGGAGAAGGAGCTCGGCGTGGTGATCGAGGGCGACCTCTGCCCCCACTGCCGGCTCATGGTGCGGGAGGAGTACGGCGGTCGGATCGAGGAGGTGCCCGTGCAGCGCGTGCTGCTCTCCGAGGCTGACCGCGTGGGCATCGGCACCTTCAGCCCGTCGGACCCCAAGTCGCAGGACATCGCCGACCTGACCGGCTCCATCGACTTCGCCACCATCGGCGAGTACGGGTCGGAGTCCGACCCCCGGGCCTACCGCTTCGACGGCGAGCTGAACAAGGCCAACCGGGGCCTGATGGAGTTTCAGGAGATGCTCAAGCTGGACGAGAAGTTCCTGTGGCACCTGCTGAGCCTCAGCCAGGAGGGGAACTTCAAGGCAGGTCGCTTCGCCCTGATCTCCGCCGACGAGCTGGTGATCGCTCACACCAACGAGAGCGAGTACCGGGCCTTCATCGCCAACAAAAAGAACGAGGCGCTGCAGAGCCGCATCATCGTGATGCCCATCCCCTACAATCTGAAGGTCTCAGATGAAGTACGCATCTATGAGAAGCTGGTCCGCCAGGCCGACACCGGCCACGTCCACATCGCCCCGCACGCCCTCTACGCCGCGGCCGTCTTCTCGGTCCTCAGCCGGCTGAAGGAGTCGAAGCGGGCCGGGATCGACCTGGTGAAGAAGCTCCGGCTGTACGACGGCGCCGAGGTCGAGGGCTTCAAGCCGGCCGACGTGGAGGAGCTGCGGCGGGAGTTCGAGGGGGTTGAGGGGATGAGCGGCGTCGACCCCCGCTACGTCATCAACCGTATCTCCTCGGCCATCATCCAGAAGGGCGAGAACAGCGCCAAGGCCTGCATCACCGCCC encodes:
- a CDS encoding LuxR C-terminal-related transcriptional regulator — protein: MSVAYALEKIWGPHLSQRELEVGRLVVAGYSTQKIAETLFISENTVKTHLRNLFRKTKTRSRIELYRKLVESGVAAPSLRTFGESLPDRFEPLFAELTAGRDGGACITAVVMQLEFQKDERPADPPEGIVDLLATSIRQRDHLFPWKEGLYLLVLPGSDRASSLDVAERLVRKLQRWAQLKGLMVRAAVGTAALNEGAGTAESVVELAARRLKSIHLNS
- a CDS encoding MarR family winged helix-turn-helix transcriptional regulator, with the translated sequence MGVCHLSRVDVEALERIALVRRLASRLEQQCERVLRTEYGLSWPQFQVLRELSVEKPTMLQQVNDAVYCTRGNLAAIIDRLERDGWLKRFRLQGDRRVVMLGLTEKGARVTEITQELRRRLMEWMGPTWDEAQEIHVHLEALLQDMTDPLGSRVQVEEDDELVAAG
- a CDS encoding RNA polymerase sigma factor; the protein is MREGAQLLGDAHTGDDEALGRLMEAMGGSLLAYANRLLGDTFTAEEVCQDAMYKAWCHMESLEPTGQLRAWLYKVTRNAALDVLRSQRTQTVALPGDDMLDPTPGPEWELERKLFVETLHSALQRLPSHYTSVLSLRLLEGYSYKDIAEELNLPLGTVKSRLRNGLQYLSRELVSAGVDQAYLS
- a CDS encoding TasA family protein, coding for MRRIRALIMGLMSTVLLGGALGGATFALFSASAASEGAALTAGTLEISASQSTAWSADVGNLAPGDVSSREITVANTGSLRLAYVATASNKGPIFSGDTPATVQIANAFGILSPGESATMTLTVALPLEANNDYQKRKGETTITIRAYQTKNVTAKPAEAVLTQDNTPLFDLLWDVYEIRDSDGNTIDLEYADMSEIYTRLPDGLIVRGGFGRWLQFPNSAPDGSYLFVVLTRDGSVYHFTIDHVAN
- a CDS encoding MarR family transcriptional regulator yields the protein MAASAAPLDPLAYVQTASVVSHILQTRCDSYLKRTYGLSWPGFTVLRTLRQAGPTSAKRLTAALACTHSNITGIVDRLERDGWVRRTRSTQDRRVIYLELTPKGEKIGEVEEGLHRFLTLSLEPWFGEMHPLFERLQALEALVTGEDAAEA
- a CDS encoding PrkA family serine protein kinase, with amino-acid sequence MNALLRRLEEYRMSEEALRWEGTFADYLELVARNPSVAQFAHARIYNMIISHGVEEVNGVRRYRFFDQELFGLERALERLVEEYLHPAARRLDVRKRILLLMGPVGGGKSTLVAMLKRGLEAYSRTPEGAVYAIRGCPMHEEPLHLVPRELRPEVEKELGVVIEGDLCPHCRLMVREEYGGRIEEVPVQRVLLSEADRVGIGTFSPSDPKSQDIADLTGSIDFATIGEYGSESDPRAYRFDGELNKANRGLMEFQEMLKLDEKFLWHLLSLSQEGNFKAGRFALISADELVIAHTNESEYRAFIANKKNEALQSRIIVMPIPYNLKVSDEVRIYEKLVRQADTGHVHIAPHALYAAAVFSVLSRLKESKRAGIDLVKKLRLYDGAEVEGFKPADVEELRREFEGVEGMSGVDPRYVINRISSAIIQKGENSAKACITALDVLRSLKDGLDQHPSITPQERERLLSLIAVARQEYDEIAKREVQKAFIYSYEESARNLLNNYLDNVEAYCNSHQIRDPLTDELRDPDERLMRSIEEQIGVSDNAKKAFREEIMIRLSTYARRGLTFDYTSHERLREAIEKKLFADLKDVVRITTTTRTPDADQQRRMDEVVDRLIQEHGYCASCANELLRYVGSLLSR